In the Kribbella sp. NBC_00482 genome, one interval contains:
- a CDS encoding DUF4328 domain-containing protein: protein MSASPYVPPSRSGATPAGHFRQNHGLGTAVSVAVGVVVAASVFTTYTDLHLANAVRDYSYGGGGVAALNDADRLNRLGSLANLLAYLLAGVLVIVWLWRVRANAHFFSDAPHRRRRGWVIGGWMVPIISFWFPVQVVDDVVRASSHYVWPRDGSLQAAPQAKVVRRWWGTFLGMNITSLFATTQQSSALAATSATAAQSGLDTGGALSIASTVLAFLSAIFLSQVIELVDRLQSSRPPIPWWQTPLNPPAPGPAPW, encoded by the coding sequence ATGAGTGCCAGCCCGTACGTACCGCCGAGTCGGAGTGGAGCGACACCGGCAGGTCACTTCCGGCAGAATCACGGACTCGGGACCGCCGTGTCGGTCGCGGTGGGGGTCGTCGTCGCCGCAAGCGTCTTCACCACGTACACCGACCTACACCTCGCCAACGCGGTTCGGGATTACTCGTACGGCGGTGGCGGCGTGGCGGCGCTCAACGACGCAGACCGGCTGAACCGACTGGGCTCGTTGGCCAATCTGCTGGCGTACCTGCTGGCCGGCGTCCTGGTCATCGTCTGGCTGTGGCGGGTCCGGGCGAACGCGCACTTCTTCTCCGACGCGCCGCACCGCCGCCGCCGGGGCTGGGTCATCGGTGGCTGGATGGTCCCGATCATCAGCTTCTGGTTCCCCGTGCAGGTCGTCGACGACGTGGTCCGCGCGAGCAGCCACTATGTCTGGCCGCGCGACGGGTCGCTTCAGGCTGCCCCACAGGCCAAGGTGGTCCGCAGATGGTGGGGCACTTTCCTAGGGATGAATATCACTAGCCTCTTCGCGACGACGCAGCAGTCGAGCGCGTTGGCGGCCACTAGTGCAACGGCAGCTCAGAGCGGTCTCGACACCGGCGGGGCCCTGTCGATCGCCAGCACAGTCCTGGCTTTTCTGTCAGCGATCTTCCTCAGCCAGGTGATCGAGCTCGTCGACCGCCTGCAGAGTTCGCGGCCGCCGATTCCCTGGTGGCAGACACCGCTCAACCCGCCTGCCCCAGGGCCTGCTCCCTGGTGA